ATGAACCATTCATGGAGTCTAAATTTGATCGTATGCTCAGTTTCAGTCGACTTAATGTATCACtagatacgatacgatacaaaACAATATGATATATGTTTATTTGTCCCACAATGGGGAAATTCCCAGtattacagcagcagaaaaagaaagtcaCACAAATTCTATATACGTTTGcacagcaaacaaagaaaaacaacgaCAGGTGCACGGTGGAGCATAGAATTGTGACAGTGGATATAAGAATTGAATATTATAGTGATCACAGTGGTGACTGGGTCTGCTGGGAGCACTGCTAGTAGTTGTAAAGTCATACAGCAGCAGGAAGGAAGGACCTTTGTGTGatattcacactcattcacacacaggagcGTAACACTGAAGGAGGCATGGTAACATAATCTCAGAAAAGTTAGAAACATATGCGCACATGTCACTGCATGCCTGGTATGAGTGGATCGAGACGTAAGGTGAGCACATGGCGGGTAATGAGGCTGAATGATGGCGTCCCAGTAAATGAACTGGCTGCAGTCATGCACTATGCACAATGTCACTATACTATacacagtgtgcacacacacacacacaagtcatgCACCACTGGTCTGTAAAGCAGACGTGTTCCATTCCCTTACAGcgcaacaaacaataaaaagagtCTGTAAGGAGCAATATGAAGgatttacaaagtgacattttgtcCATCCTGAGGTTCATTGTGTCCTTTACACAGCTGACAGATCTCATGATGCTGTGGTCAAAGACATGTACTTTATGTACATGGCTATATAATGTGTTCCATTTGTTACGCTTTGTTTTGTAATCAGTGAGGTAAAGAACATCTTTTTATCCTGTGTCCAATAATCtacaaaatctacttttttattaacattatttctttttttacaccacTCATAACATGGAACAAATACATTGGTTGGGtaataactgaaaaataaaagaaggaaaagataaggagaaagaaaaaggaggtgGTACAATGTATTCTTCTCATATTATTACAAACCATAATATTCAGCTCATTCCAGTGATTCATAGCTTTACATGTGCCACCATTGTCCTCCCACTTATCCTAACCCACCCCTCTTGTCCATACATGAAATAACCATATCAATAGTCACAGATAATGTAGTTTTAGGTTTGTTATCAAAGTCTTTTGGCTTTATTTTCAGTTCTAATATAGTAtgtgataaaagaaaatgatatccATTCATTAACTGGTAGAAAAAGAGTCCCCCATACATTTTAATTACCAAAGTGGAACTGTAAAATCCCATATTTTTGCCGCAAATACAGCACCTTGTCGAGTACAAGTACAAGTGAcactctgctcttcttcttcttcttcttcttctgtgctgtCAAAAGTATAAGCAGGTGGtgcaaaaaacataaaatctcACTCGAGGTGTTGCTGTCCAGAGCACTCATTAAGCTCATTCTACCTTGAAAGATCTCCCtcacccacactcacactgcTGTGCTTTTCTGAGAAACCAGAGTGAGGCAAGTTAATGTCtcctagacacacacacacacacacacacacacacacacagtgactcacacaGAATACAGTACTCAGTATAGACATGTGCAGGATCACGTGCACACCCATACATGATCTGACAATTTGACCATGACAAATCCTATTTGGAGCCAAGTTACTAACAAGCACACTCATACACGACCATCTTGTgccaacacatgcacacacacacacacagtatgggGGGGAGGGGCTAAACTAAATTTTCAAACATTATTgcattacagtatatatatatatatatatatatatatatgtgtaaatatacatatatacatatatgtatatatatatcaatttAGATCATTGTGGTATGATTTTATTCAGCTAATTTCCCACGGCACCCCCAGGTTGTTGTCCCcagagtttgagacccctggtgtaaacacacacacacaaacacacacccccacgcATTAACTATCACAAGCGCCAGAACGTGAAGACCAACAAATATGTCCTCACTCCCTCAGGTTTATAAgtaatacacatgcacacatacactggtttccatgacttcagaggacattacattaacTTACACTCATTTCCTGGAGGCTTCTCCAACCTTAACCTGACCCTGACCTGAGCCAAACTCGAAAACACGTCTTCACGTTAAAATGTAGACATTTACGTTacggggacttgatttttgtgactgtgtaaactgatttacacagtcactcactcactcactctcaccaacacacacactagtgttTGAACAGCCCACAGATGGGGGACAAAAGCAATAGATGACAGCATTTATTGCAAAGCAGATTTGATGCAGCTGACATGGGCTCGTCTGTGCTTTTCCAAGAGATAAATTGTGcatttatgtttgtgtctgtgcatgtgtgtgagtgtgtgtgtgttcagtttggTAAACCCCAGAGTCGATACAACGATCACCATGCAGGAGGTTTCCGAGGTTTTTCCTGGAGTCGGATCAGAAATAAATGCCACTATTgactcttttttgtgtgtgtgtgtgtctgtattttgcttttccttCTGCCTCTCAAACATTCCTGTGACACCACGTTCTATATCAACATGAAACAGTGTCCCAGgagagaggcaaaaaaaaagcagctatTTGAATGATTACACCGTCGATTAAAACCTTTTCCATCGAGCTAATGCCCAAACTCAGTAATAGTAATGTTCCTGTGGAGAGCATTTGCTACACCATtgtaattaatgttattaatgagGGAATCGTTCGGCTGTGTACTTTGGTAATTGCCTGGAGAGCTGTGGTGATTAAGCATTACATAATTCAAACAATGCTACCAGCTGTTTTTCAGGCTAATGGATGCGGTATCAAAGTAAAGGTCCACAGGTGAAGTTCACTGTTGCCTTGATGCTGACAAGAGATGACACAGCATTTCAaaccaattattattttttttttttgtacatttggaCTTTCAAGTATCAGATGTGCATTAGCGATGCCAACAGATTTTCTGCTGgctcctgtaaaaaaaacatttcatggaAGCGAGTTGTGATGTAACACGTGGCATCACAAGTATTTAAGCAGGTGTGGGTGGGTTGTGCTCCAGGGGCTGACGGGCACATAATGAAGTGACTGTTCAACAAGTATCATGTCATCATGGTTGCACTGGTTGCATTTCCAAAgcaatcacaaagaaatcataataataattatttgtctATAATAAACACTGAGGAACTGAAGGTTATGTGAGATTAGAGAACAAATGTACCTGGTCTTCTTTCTCTCAGGGTCACTGATCACAGTTTTTATCccattttgtatatttatttatagatattttttaacatttacacagGAAACATGTTGATTCTGACGTGTTGTCACTTTATTTTAGCACTTATGTACTTACACTGTATTAGTGTTAGGTTTTAATATAGTTTGCTCTTTCCTATATTAAATTTTTCATTCTGTGTTGTTTCCATTTTGTGCATTATATGTTATTTATAGGCTATTTGTTGCCTCTGTTGTTGCTGCGTGTTGTTTTGCAACCATTATATAGTTCAGTCTAATTAAATTTAAGTTAACCCAAGTGTGTATATGCTGTTAAATGGCAAACAAACCTTTTTATATAGTGGTTGAGATTCTATTGTTACATTCACTtggtttaaatattaaaaaaaaatagataactaaattattataatagaacaaaaacacttaacactaaAAGAAGTTTTACTGATGGACATTAGAAGGTGACGGTTACGTTGGTagatgaaaatattaataacaaatcTCTCTTCAGACCCTAATTCTACTGTTGTTGCCTTTGCCGTGTCCACAAACATATGGCTGCCTGATTTAGAGTATAGTGACCAGGAGCAACATCTGTTGAACAAACATGTTCTGCCTCATTGTGCAGTGCATTAGTGATCCCGACCATTCTCCACCTTTCACCCAGTTTGTGAtcagcattaaaaaaatgactcacaCATTTCAAACCGCAGAGATCGTTGGGGTCGGATGATGGTTCCACGTGAAGAACAAGTGCAGCGGCCAACTTATTTACTGTTGACACGTGTGGGACTGACGAAACAACAAGTGACTGTGGAAAGAGCCCGTCTGAATCTCTGATTTAAAATCCCCCATAATCAGGTAATAACTGTGGCAACGTGTAAATTATTCAATATTCCAACAgattaaaacactaaaatacaaACGCATAACTAATTTTCTGTCCAGAAAATATCGCTTACCCCTCtgtaaatcaggggtgtcaaacatatggcctgCGGGcaagaaccggcccaccagagggtccaatccggtcCACTTTCACATTATGGTTTGAATCTAATCCTAATGAGAAATACCATATTTTTcaactaaactaaatgttttgtcCCTTTGTGGAGCCACTGTGATCCATATGTTGTAATAAAcacgtgtaaatggtaaacttaacACATATTTCAGGTTGtttattatatgtttttgtaaaaagataccacatagaatgtaaaacaaagggaacaaTTTGGAGTTTTTGTTGTGGCCCTTGacctaaaatgagtttgacacccctgaagACCTCGCACCAACAATCATGccatatttcatatttagtgAAATCACCTTGATGCTTGATCTGATGCTTCAGCAGtttgtcttgaccatgtctacatgccttaATGCATGCAATTGCCTGGTTATGTATTTGTGTTAACATTTTAACAGTATTGAATCCTATGAAGTAGCCAGTGAGTGTAGTTATAATCTGTAAGCGTAAATCAACTTTTTCAAGATGGACATAATATCCTGATGTACTATATCTACATGTGTCCAAACACACCAGCAGTTCTGCTGCTGTTCCACAGCAACATCCTACGTTCTGTGTGGAACTCACATGCCCACAGCCAATCCCTGTTTAAACAGTCTGGCAGATAAACGGCTGTGTTTGTGGCCGCCGTGTGCGTTCTGAGTCTTTACTGCACAGCTGGCAGACAACAGACCAAACCTATAATCACCTCGCCActactcactccctcactcattcaTGCACGATACTTGATGAAGATTAAGTTACATTTTCCTGTTCTTCATGTACCCATttacaagagagagagagagagagagagagagagagagggagagagagagggagaggtgttTCCATTAACTAACCATATCTACTACTTGTCAAACCTTAATCAAAGCCACATAAATGAGTGTCTGCCTCATCAGGAGCTGGTTTtggcacatgcacatgcatgcacacacacacacacacaggattcaAGTATGTCTAGGTGTAAATTGCAGCTATTTTCTGGGGCAAAGTACTTGCTTTGTCAATGTGCCTTTTAGTCTCTTCAAACAGACCCACCTGCACTCTGCAGGAATAAGAGGAGAAGGTAAAAATATCAAGTCAACATGTGACACAAGGACCCAGTCAAAGACCGGTGCTGAAGGACAGACATGATGGAGCCACGGCTGgatttttattcctttattcCTCCTTGTAGAAAAAGCACATCAAATACATTACaatacaaaatagaaaaaaaaatggcacagTACTcatacattcaaacatttaaacacaatacGGGCTAAACAATACTGCTttggcatttaaaaaacattgaataAAGTGCAAGATTTCCCCCATTCCTTTTTTACTCCTTTGAGTTACATTCAcaggtttgttttgtctttttttttttttttacagacgtTTCTTGTTCACAGCATTTCCAGGAGTTCATCCTAACTTGTGTAGAAACAGAGTGAGGTCCAGACACTAGCGTTtccagcatcacacacacacgcacacacaccctttgATTGTGATTGTAAAGCATTCACTGTTCACTTGAAGCAGATTGTCGATGGTCGTGTgacttgtgtttgtctttttgctcttttttttctccttgcatattaacacacacaaccacacacccATGTACTTACACATtgtcgctcacacacacacacacacacacacaaagagcccTTTCAGACTTCACTCGGAGACCTGGACCGGTAAGCCCCGTTGGCCTGAAAGCAGCCACAGAGGAGCATATAGATGGAGCGCTggatctctgtgtttctgtaggCATAGATGATGGGGTTGATCATGGAGTTATAGGTGGCTGGCAGCAGTGTAGCATATGTGTACACTGATGGATACTCCCTTTCACCCACCAGGCAGTAGGTGGCGAAGGGAAGCCAGCTGGCACCAAATGTACCCAAGATGATAGCAAGAGTGGAGACGCCCTTCTTCGTGGCGACATAATGTGACGTGGCAAAAAAGTGCTGCTGCAGGGCAATCTGGTGGGCATGGTGGCACACGATCTTGCAGATCTTGAAGTACAGGGTGAGCATGAGCACGAAGATGGCGAAGAAGGAGGAGGCCAGGAGCGCGACGTTGCTCCGCGTCAGCGGGCGGACGATGCTGCAGGACGCCGGCTCGTCCAGGCAGTTCCAGCCGAGCACCGGCAGCAGCCCCAGGAACAGAGACACGCCCCAGGTCCCCAGTAGCATCAGGTGTACGTACTGCAGTGTCTTCTCTGAGAAGTATGTCAGGGCGTTGTAGAGGGAGAGGTAACGGTCCACTGTGATGGCCAGGAGGCtgctgatggaggcagtgaAGGACGCCACCAGGAAGCCTACAGTGATAAGGCTGATGGTCTCAGAGGAGATCACATACTGAAATACAAAGTTCAGGATTAATCCTATGCCGGCCAGCAGGTCTGCTGTGGCCAGACTCCCGATCAGCACAAACATGGGAGTCCTTAATGTTGGCGTGTAGAAGATGATTGCTACCACTATGGCATTCTCACAGGCGATGACAGTCCCTGACAAGCAGAGCATAATGTCCCACGGGTTGATGGGGAAATTGAACGGGCTGGTGGAAAACTCCAAGCTGACGTTATGGTCTGGAGACTCAGCCTCCATCCACGAGAGAGCTTCCCCAGCCACAGGAGTCGCAGAGGAGTCATTCACCACCAGTGACTCGTTCATATCTCTGCTCTGGTGTCGAATCTGAGTcctgaagaagaacaaaattGGTTAGTATGTCGATCAGAACATCTTTTGTTAAAGATGCCACAAAGGTTGTGACATGACATCACCAGGGtaactggtaaaaataaatgtaccgAAAACAAGAGCAATATACTATTTTAATTCTGCATTCTAAATGAGAGCAAAGCATTTCAAGGCTCATTCTGGAGTCATTTGTAGAACATATGTTACAACATCCaccataaaatatatttttgttccTCTCATGCACACTATTACTGTACACTTCCGATTTGATTGGTGAatttgaacaaaaagaaaaaaaatcccaatcaGAGAAATCTTAGAGCTGCATCATGGCTGAAgtatttgagaaaataatttacagtttattgATCGATTTCAGGGCTTAGTGTAACAACTGTTGACTGTTaccacacagaaaacactggcatggcacaatttattttactttaatgaaTCATTTCTTAAGTACTCATCATTTCTGACCAGTGAAGCACTTTAGGTCTGCTTAAAGTCACTAAAATTAATAAGAAACAAGAGTAAGTTACTTGCAAATTCTTTATGTATAGCCCATTCTGAAGTCACGTGTAGAACATCTGTTACAAAAGTCATGTTCCAAGGAAAAATCCACCTTTAAACTATCAATTTTGCAATTTTGAACATGTCTGCTAATGTAACTTAATTTTTCATGGTTGAATTTTATGTGAAAAATCTAAATTCACCACTGTTCATTGTCATTTAAAGTTTTAGTTTCAGTTGTAGCAGAGCGCACAtgagctgtccatggtgctgaaaccCATCATTCAATATCAGGAGTTTGCTTGATTGTGTCGATTTTGTAACTTGAATATTACCAAAGTTATTACAATATCGCCGTGTTTTTTATTCTGATAACTTCGTTTGGGGGATtggattaaataaaacacacacacacacacacacacgcataatgCTGTTGCTTTTACGTCATATGACAAACAAGAACATGATTTCTGATCATCTCAAAATGCCTACCTTCACGAGAAAACGGCACGAGCTGAGATTTCCTGCTGAAATCAGAGCCCAAAAAGTGAAGAGCTCGAACCAGAAAAGACGTAACGGCTTGCCTCCTTTTCGTCGCTCGCGTGGAAACTCTTGAGTGAAGCCCTCGCTTTGGCTGTGCTTCCCACGCATGGGACAGACACGCAGGGCAGTGGTGCTGTGAAGCATCGGCCGGTGTTCACCCTGGTGACGAAGGTGAAGGTgaacgtgaggaggaggaggaaagaggaggagagagaaggaggaggaggaccagaGGGAACCGGCGGAGGACACGAGGGAAGAGCTTTAAACCGACGTCACAGCAGAgcgagagtgagtgagtgagagagagagagagagagtttataACTCAACATGActtgatgattttaaaatgcactcactggccactGTGATAAGTTCACCCGTCGATTtgcttaaaggtgcagtgcgaAAAATCtcattggtgaagttgcatgttgcagctgaaagtCCCTCATGTCACTCTTCTctataatgaaaaataacaattcatACAATTCATAGGTGATTGTAGACtgaaaagtatatatatatatatatgtatatatatatataaaaatgatgattgCTCCTGGCTCAACTTTACAGGTGCTCTACCTGCAGCCAGTGGCATcactatctctctctttctgagtGTCTGTCCCTTCTTGCCCGAGTCGAGTGGCCCCTTCACGGTTGTGTTTAAAATTGAAGTTAAAATCATCAGAATTCAGAATTGCTTTAAAATTGCAATATATAAAATCTATGGTTAAAAAACAAAGGACACTGGATAAAACAgttgacatgaaataaaatgtgttaatagttcattgttgtatttttattgacATCTAATGTCAATATTGCTTTTGGAGGAGtagattttggacgacttatGAGAGGGAAACAGTTCAAAGAGACGGTGACCAGGGTGTGTAATAGCATGTACAGGTACAGTCCAATCTAAGTTGACTGTATAGTGGCATTACTTGTAAAGTCTGGGCTATTGTACAGCTAAAAGGATTTTCAaaattctgtgttttctctgcttccatatttaaaaaacatcCTGCTGCAGTGTTAGACGTGTGTTTGTGGCAGCATAATCACTTAAGCTGTTGTAATGGTTcacttaattatttattatttctaattAGTTTTAGTCAAATGCTGATTTAGGACTTAACTTCCGACTGCTCCcgactaatttaaaaaaaaaatggaagatgATGaaatagagagaagaggaagaagtagCCATGGAGGATGCTCATGTTGGCCTAAACTGACagctctctttcttctttgctttctctttcttcttcttcactctctTCTTATGtgctattttcttcttctccttcttcactttcttcttctccttctcctcctccttcctttcagGGTTGCCACAGTTGTCCATCTTGTCTTTACCCCCGTGTCCTCGTCTGTTACGCCtactgtcctcgtgtcctccttcacaacagcCATGTTCTTCCTCCGCCTgaagctccatcttcaacatcctttgtccgaTATAATGACTTTCTCTATCCCTCCTcgtgcatgtgaccaaaccgtTTCAACCTTACCTCTCTTACTCACCTAAACAGACATCACTGTGAGTCTAAAAATATCATCTaaacaaaaaccctgaactatctgTCAccataaatcagtgttttccagCCTGCAGAAACAGATCCAGCCCAGTTTGATTAGTCTGTTTTGCATATGTGATCTCTAACAGACGCACATATGACTCAGTTAATGATGTTCACCTGGGAACAAACATCATGTCATTCCCAATAGGTGCCAATAGTACCAGAAGTTGTTATTTTGGGCTCTAATCATCATTTCTGTTCCTTAGTTTGAAGAATTTTGAATCTATATTCTCAAATATAAGGAATTACCTTTATTTTAACACCTCAAAATGGTCAAAAGTTTTTTCTCCATTCTCCGTTTTTAACATCACGTCACATGTACAGTGGCCAATATTACATCCGTGTCTTTCTCTTAAATATCACATTGCGATTCAAAGTAGTGTAGAAATAATATGGTAACCACTTTTTTTTGGTTACTAGGCAACAGCTGTTTTGACCTTTCGTCAGTGAACCAGGGGCTGGAGAGAGGATTGTCTTCATTCATAAGCTAAATGGTCACATGAAGTGCCGAGTGACTCATGTCAAAGACATGGACTGAAATACATTCACAAACAAGgactaggaaaaaaaaaccaaacatttcattaaaatggACCAAAATCAACTAAACAGGTtatttatatgaatatgaatatgaatataaatataaatataaatataaatataatatatatcacacacacaaaccaagtTTTTGTGACGACGACCAACAACAGCTGCTGAAAAATATCAGTGACTTGGGtgcatttattcatgttaatCTGTGTGTGCTGAGAGATCTCGTTGTAATGAGACACCTGCCATTAGGGACATAAAAACATGAGGGAAAACAGGGGCCCTTATTAATAAAAGACCACGTTTCCCTTCAAAACAGCTCTCATTTTCAAGAGTGCACATATGCTCTTACAtgctcgcacacaaacacacgggtTCCGTGACTCACGTGCCTAAATGCAAGAATACACTTATTGAGATATTTACTCAGGGATAACTGAGCATGTCTCTTAAACCAATGACTGGCCATTAACATGGGAGAGGAGTCAAAGACAAGGTATATAATTAAAGATGGAAAGAAATGGGACACGggcaaacagaagaagaaaaatgattttataatCGGTTAGTTGACCTACTTGACCTACTTAAAAAATGACTGGCTcacattcacaaaacaaaaaaatagtcacattatcttaccagaaaattactttggtagaagttaaagtgaccttttttaatatatatatatatatatacatattacttaagtaaaagtcttaaaagtgtatgacatttactgtacttaagtatcaaaagttaattttctgatataaaatgtacttaaaaaaGTGAGGACTTATGGTTGAGCCATGGTAaatcagtggtagggtgagttgtctttcaagtggagggttgtgggttaaattcctggctctgctagtctacagtatgtgtgtccttgagcaagacatttATCCCCATGTTGAAGCTTGTGAATGGTtcaatggcaaaactatagagtaaagcagctcattaagactagaaaagctctatatatacagtatagagaGAGAACATTGGGTGTAGACCTCAAACCTGGCTGTAAACACAGGTGATtgacctaaaaaaaacatgtgtcaaaatttaaagaaatatgCCTGGAACAGCTGGCAGATCATTTTCTGTGTGATCATCAAGAGCCACCAATGAGGACAAACCGCGGTCGTGTCCTCCGTTTTGTTTCTGGGAAACAGAAGATTAAACACTGGCGGGAACAGTTTACATTCTACAACGTGACGGGcaacgtgttttttttctgttgtgtttaatttccaagaatgaaattaaatattcacagaAAGGGAAACATTAGTCAAATGAAGCAAGTGATGTAGGTCTGGTTGTAAGACTGCTGGGGATGCTGCGCCGCTGTGTTGTGTCAGAACGGCACATCTCTCTCGTTTCTGCTCAgctgtgatgcattcactgatGCTCGTAAAATCCACtcgctcactctcactctcctctccaAGGGCGTAGATTTGCGTATGAAAGCCAGtttggagaaagccagattgtCCCTACCAATATTAGAGGAGATTTGTACATGTGTGGGAATGCTGCGAGAGGAGAGCAAGAGGATTTCACGAGCATCAGTGAACGCTGCCAgtcagaggagacgagagatGTGTTTCTCTGACAAGACAGCGGTGCAGTGTCCCCACCAGTCTTATAACTTAAACTACCATTTATTGAcgaaaacaagcactttttatGCACCAATTATGAAACTTGAAACTTTGAAAGTGCTATTCACGTGCACACCTACATTCGTAAACATAGGGCCGAGGTCAAAAACTACAGGAATTCCCCTTTAAACTGCTGTTAAAATTGCAAAATCGTGGCATTTCCAACATTATTTTTCTACCATGAAGAAATGATGCAGAGAAACAGAGTGCAAATAATAACTGCACAGGACAAGTTCAGGGAAGAATAACCCAGATTTTGTGAATTGGGATGGCGTACAATTCTATTAAGGCAGTGCTACAAGGTTTAAAGGCAAAGGATAAATATGAGACCCATTTCCTCTACCTTTAAGttctttacagtttattttatgtCCCTTCCATTCTCTCCAAAATATCACATGATGCAACCACAATGGCTGCACGAGGGGAAAGATGAAGAGACCAGTGGTCGCGTACCTTAATTACACATTTCCTGGCACTTGTGGATAAAAGCTGGCTACAAGTTGCGTGAGACAgtagagaaacagagagagaaagtgtgatAAAAGGGAAGGAGGTGAAAATGGGGAACCAAACGAAAGAGGAACTgacagtggaggagggaggaggcaaAAACAATTACATACGCAACATGAAAggaacactttttattttagcttCTAATAAAGAGCAAGGAATGATTAGCAAGAGTGCAGAAAACTAAACCTGTCCCACCatgttcataaataaatgttttatttggaagaaattacacacaaaaattACACAGACATGTCTTTATATGAAACAAGGACTGGAGTATAATGAAATGCACAATATTCATGATAAAAACTTATGGTctgggcaaaaaaaacacacataaaaaaaatgaccaggGCCTTGATTTACAATACAGTTTCTGACCAATTAAAAAGAAACTAACACACAATCACGTTATTAAAAGACATCGTAAAGGCAAAAatatgatgatgacaatgaataataatacaaaacaaaatggtgtAAATGAAAActtaaagtaataataatttggTGTAATTTGTTGCTGGCCATGCTtaattaagacaaaaatatttacagtttgAAATAGAGAgtacataattaaataaacttccttaaaagacttaaaacctGACATGACTGGGTCAAATCTGAGGCTCttaaaactcacaaataaagAACATTCTGCTTGTTCGTGTGTCTTCAGTACAAACTGTTGTCTCGCaacagaaacaggaaacagatgaaTTTACAAAGTCTTCATGTAGGAATGATGAATGAAACACACGCCGGCCGCGTCTCACATGTATCTGTTCTTGACGTACTCCCTGTACATAAGCATGTCATCCCTGCACAGCACCCTCACCTGGCCCTGACCCGTCACCACGTGGCTCTCAAACACATTTCGACTGTCTCGGTTGACCAGC
The sequence above is drawn from the Solea senegalensis isolate Sse05_10M linkage group LG17, IFAPA_SoseM_1, whole genome shotgun sequence genome and encodes:
- the LOC122783826 gene encoding G-protein coupled receptor 6, whose amino-acid sequence is MNESLVVNDSSATPVAGEALSWMEAESPDHNVSLEFSTSPFNFPINPWDIMLCLSGTVIACENAIVVAIIFYTPTLRTPMFVLIGSLATADLLAGIGLILNFVFQYVISSETISLITVGFLVASFTASISSLLAITVDRYLSLYNALTYFSEKTLQYVHLMLLGTWGVSLFLGLLPVLGWNCLDEPASCSIVRPLTRSNVALLASSFFAIFVLMLTLYFKICKIVCHHAHQIALQQHFFATSHYVATKKGVSTLAIILGTFGASWLPFATYCLVGEREYPSVYTYATLLPATYNSMINPIIYAYRNTEIQRSIYMLLCGCFQANGAYRSRSPSEV